One Triticum dicoccoides isolate Atlit2015 ecotype Zavitan chromosome 4B, WEW_v2.0, whole genome shotgun sequence genomic window carries:
- the LOC119291318 gene encoding pentatricopeptide repeat-containing protein At2g16880-like, producing MQGFGLSPDAVTYNTLLHAHCRKGMLGEARTLLARMKKEGITPTRPTYNTLVSAYAKLGWIKQATKVLEAMTANGLEPDLWTYNVLIAGLCQAEKVDEAFRLKDEMELLGTLLPDVVTYNTLADACFKWRCSSDALRLLEEMREKGVKPTLVTHNIVIKGLCKDGELEEALLCLKKMADEGLAPDVITYNTLIDVYCKAGNVAKAFALMDEMVGRGLKLDTFTLNTVLYNLCKEKRYEEAQGLLQSPSQRGFVPDEVSYGTVMAAYFNEYNLEPALRLWDEMIQRKLTPTISTYNTLIKGLGRMGRLKEAIDKLNELMEKGLVPDDTTYNIVIHAYCKEGDLENAFQFHNKMVENSFKPDVVTCNTLMNGLCLQGKLDKAMKLFDSWVEKGKKVDVITYNTLIHTMCKNGDVEAALHFLADMEVRGLQPDAFTYNVVLSALSEAGRPEEAHSMLHKLSESGKLSQSFSSPLLKPSSVDETESGKDHEGNTEEETGGNPQDSALEAYTKRVNELCTGGQFKEAKAILDEMMQKGMSVDSSTYITLMEGLIKRQKRQTHAAG from the coding sequence ATGCAGGGGTTCGGCCTCTCCCCCGACGCCGTCACCTACAACACGCTCCTCCACGCGCACTGCCGGAAGGGCATGCTCGGTGAGGCGAGGACGCTGCTGGCGAGAATGAAGAAAGAGGGGATCACGCCCACACGGCCGACGTACAATACCCTTGTGTCGGCTTACGCAAAGCTGGGGTGGATTAAGCAGGCGACCAAGGTCTTGGAGGCCATGACAGCCAACGGGCTGGAGCCTGACTTGTGGACGTACAATGTGCTTATCGCTGGGCTGTGCCAGGCAGAGAAGGTGGATGAGGCGTTTAGGCTGAAGGATGAGATGGAGCTGCTTGGCACTTTGCTGCCTGATGTAGTGACCTACAATACACTCGCTGATGCGTGCTTTAAGTGGAGGTGTTCGTCTGATGCACTGAGGCTGCTCGAGGAAATGCGTGAGAAGGGAGTGAAGCCGACTTTGGTCACACATAACATTGTTATCAAGGGGCTCTGCAAGGATGGGGAATTGGAGGAGGCGTTGTTGTGTTTGAAGAAGATGGCAGATGAAGGTTTAGCACCAGATGTGATCACGTATAATACGTTGATTGATGTATACTGCAAGGCTGGCAATGTCGCCAAAGCATTTGCACTAATGGATGAGATGGTTGGTAGGGGACTCAAATTGGACACCTTCACACTTAATACCGTGCTATATAATCTATGCAAGGAGAAGCGTTATGAAGAGGCTCAAGGGCTGCTACAATCTCCATCCCAAAGGGGTTTTGTGCCCGATGAAGTCAGCTATGGCACAGTGATGGCAGCCTACTTCAATGAGTATAATCTGGAGCCTGCTCTGCGTCTGTGGGATGAGATGATTCAGAGGAAGTTGACACCAACTATTTCGACTTACAACACATTGATCAAGGGGCTTGGCAGAATGGGGAGGTTGAAAGAGGCGATTGATAAGTTGAATGAGCTCATGGAGAAGGGGTTGGTACCAGATGACACCACGTACAATATCGTCATCCATGCCTACTGCAAGGAAGGGGACTTGGAGAATGCCTTCCAGTTCCACAACAAGATGGTGGAAAATTCCTTTAAGCCAGATGTTGTTACTTGCAACACTTTGATGAATGGACTGTGTCTGCAGGGGAAGCTTGACAAAGCAATGAAGCTCTTTGACTCATGGGTAGAGAAAGGGAAGAAGGTTGATGTTATCACATATAACACCCTAATACATACTATGTGCAAAAATGGGGATGTTGAAGCTGCTTTGCATTTTCTCGCTGATATGGAAGTCAGAGGATTGCAGCCTGACGCGTTTACTTACAATGTTGTGTTATCTGCACTATCTGAGGCAGGGAGACCAGAAGAAGCACATAGTATGCTGCATAAGTTATCTGAGAGTGGAAAATTGTCTCAAAGCTTTTCTTCTCCCCTCTTGAAGCCTTCTTCTGTAGATGAAACAGAGTCAGGGAAGGATCACGAGGGTAATACTGAGGAAGAAACTGGTGGAAATCCACAAGATAGTGCTCTGGAGGCCTACACGAAACGCGTAAATGAGCTATGCACCGGTGGGCAATTCAAAGAAGCTAAGGCCATTTTGGATGAGATGATGCAAAAGGGAATGTCTGTTGACAGTTCAACGTATATAACTTTGATGGAAGGGCTTATCAAGAGGCAGAAAAGGCAAACACATGCAGCTGGGTAG